In Toxoplasma gondii ME49 chromosome X, whole genome shotgun sequence, a single genomic region encodes these proteins:
- a CDS encoding hypothetical protein (encoded by transcript TGME49_214380~Predicted trans-membrane domain (TMHMM2.0):20-43:79-102) — MDRYSCMCLLLLRERSLFATLLFLLSYWIPFFSLRVSPLQFFLTPFVSAVPFGPVRSYPRPLFVGFAVVPSSPVLPPFRFGLFGTLFTAMPRVVTLSLAGVVGSERSRFVVGTVCSGGSVGGTGNLTPKLFLGTSCLFISLF, encoded by the coding sequence ATGGATAGGTATTCTTGCATGTGTTTGCTCTTGCTTCGCGAACGGTCCCTCTTCGCCACTTTACTGTTCCTTCTATCTTACTGGattccctttttttctcttcgtgtctctccgctGCAATTCTTTCTGACACcgtttgtctctgctgtGCCTTTCGGCCCGGTCCGATCTTATCCGCGTCCTCTGTTCGTGGGGTTCGCtgtcgttccttcttctcctgttcttcctccatTTCGCTTCGGCCTCTTTGGAACTCTTTTCACGGCCATGCCGCGTGTCGTTACACTCTCCTTAGCGGGAGTGGTAGGGTCAGAGAGGAGTCGTTTTGTTGTTGGCACGGTCTGTAGTGGTGGGAGCGTCGGGGGCACTGGGAATCTCACACCAAAGCTTTTTCTTGGcacttcttgtcttttcatttctctgttttaG
- a CDS encoding hypothetical protein (encoded by transcript TGME49_214385), whose product MLDKDAVSATFGIPNQAPAFLLASHTSRLSTTTLKKRQRNFIGKETSTVKG is encoded by the exons ATGCTCGATAAAGATGCAGTATCGGCTACGTTTGGGATACCCAACCAA GCGCCGGCATTCCTGTTGGCGTCGCATACTTCCAGGTTGTCTACCACAACgttgaagaagaggcagagaaacttCATAGGGAAGGAGACCTCTACCGTCAAAGGATAA
- a CDS encoding hypothetical protein (encoded by transcript TGME49_214390): MFLETPGRSCHSIVSGRPPGCVSRHSGPCSGLLLTHSSQGVRSWGCLPSLTPSTSHLYCQTRFAFVFFRMANQLRWASPLCLVHRCICCIPCMHPSIDFPFTA, translated from the coding sequence ATGTTCTTGGAAACACCTGGAAGAAGCTGTCACTCGATAGTAAGTGGCCGTCCGCCCGGTTGTGTCTCTCGGCATTCCGGTCCGTGTTCTGGTTTGTTGCTGACGCATAGCAGCCAGGGTGTTCGTTCGTGGGGTTGTTTGCCTTCACTCACTCCTTCGACTTCCCATCTCTACTGCCAAACGCGTTTcgcctttgtctttttccgcATGGCGAATCAACTTCGCTGGGCGTCTCCTTTGTGCCTAGTCCATCGTTGTATCTGTTGCAtcccctgcatgcatccatcCATCGACTTCCCATTTACTGCTTAA